From a single Pararge aegeria chromosome 16, ilParAegt1.1, whole genome shotgun sequence genomic region:
- the LOC120630720 gene encoding suppressor of cytokine signaling 5-like — protein sequence MNKNYERCTHCNRRKWLATGCLRKWLKPMECKHLQRTVDSKRDFNNTDIVNRVYLPERMPPVNTNKFVRFWKNKLFVAGSVRSLQRYFGNKNIGGEHLCSLGKANEPSTSTEKHIVTKLDIKKDLELEKSNIKCQHADGHSVLRGHHQHISVESCAIYCQLSKHGWYWGGITSSEAEKLLAGQHDNVFLVRDSYDSRHILCVSFRCVGRTLHARLRHANGLFSLNNETYVPANRISEHCATVAVKSKLFEMPVKLARPLNRFAKLDSLQKYCRFVVRQTVSDKLWNKLPLPTNLISYVSLGSDYIAPL from the exons atgaataaaaactaTGAAAGATGTACTCATTGCAACCGACGCAAATGGCTAGCCACTGGTTGTCTTCGAAAATGGTTGAAACCGATGGAATGTAAACATCTGCAACGAACTGTGGATAGCAAAAGAGATTTTAATAACACAGATATTGTCAATCGTGTTTACTTGCCTGAGCGTATGCCCCCTGTCAACACGAATAAATTCGTTAGGTTTTGGAAGAATAAACTTTTCGTTGCTGGCAGTGTTCGATCGTTACAGAGATAttttggtaataaaaatattggtgGTGAACATTTATGTAGTCTTGGTAAGGCAAATGAACCTTCAACGTCGACTGAGAAGCATATTGTTACCAAGCTTGACATAAAGAAGGATTTGGAACTTGAGAAGTCAAATATTAAGTGCCAGCATGCTGATGGTCACTCTGTGCTCAGAGGTCATCACCAGCATATATCAGTTGAAAGTTGTGCTATATACTGTCAACTTTCCAA acaTGGTTGGTACTGGGGTGGAATAACCTCAAGCGAGGCAGAGAAGCTTCTAGCTGGACAGCATGATAATGTTTTCTTGGTGCGAGACTCTTATGACTCAAGGCACATCCTTTGTGTTTCTTTCCGTTGTGTTGGGCGCACCCTACACGCACGTCTACGACATGCCAATGGACTCTTTTCCTTGAACAATGAAACATATGTTCCAGCAAACAGAATATCAGAACATTGTGCTACAGTGGCTGTCAAATCTAAATTGTTTGAAATGCCAGTTAAACTTGCCAGACCTTTGAACAG atttgcCAAGTTAGACTCCTTACAAAAGTACTGCAGATTTGTGGTAAGACAAACAGTTTCAGATAAGTTATGGAATAAACTGCCACTACCGACCAATCTTATATCTTATGTTTCTCTTGGCAGTGATTACATTGCCCCATTATag